One segment of Novipirellula artificiosorum DNA contains the following:
- a CDS encoding AAA family ATPase, producing the protein MIATDASNPFATRFVRPGAIAYQFFNGSDRDEALLQLAEQIANYRFSLIQGPHGTGKSTLIRSLAPLLNRRFGQVREVQLHSLSPWQRDSTRYRHASTNRALVFSELKHLGRSDLLVIDGVEQLAWYDVLRVRWYAQAKAVHVLATSHRPIQGFQSLRNTTLSPDQMEALTDQRLSGLSDQVKKTIRNHLATRTSTTAANLRECWFECYDILEHLRRQYGNSTHRGDGPITASK; encoded by the coding sequence ATGATTGCAACGGATGCGTCGAATCCGTTTGCCACTCGCTTCGTACGCCCCGGTGCGATCGCGTACCAATTCTTCAACGGCTCGGATCGCGACGAAGCACTGTTGCAACTTGCCGAACAGATCGCGAACTACCGTTTCTCGCTGATTCAAGGTCCACACGGCACGGGAAAATCAACCCTGATTCGGTCGTTGGCTCCACTGTTGAATCGTCGGTTCGGTCAAGTCCGCGAGGTCCAACTGCACTCGCTCTCCCCTTGGCAACGTGACTCGACGCGTTATCGCCACGCGTCCACAAACCGGGCCTTGGTTTTCAGCGAGCTAAAACACTTGGGCAGGAGCGATTTATTGGTTATCGACGGCGTGGAGCAATTAGCCTGGTACGACGTTCTAAGAGTTCGCTGGTATGCTCAAGCGAAAGCGGTGCATGTCTTGGCAACCAGCCACCGCCCGATTCAAGGTTTTCAATCACTCCGTAACACGACGCTGTCACCCGATCAGATGGAAGCACTGACCGACCAACGTCTCAGCGGACTCTCGGACCAGGTCAAGAAAACGATCCGCAATCACCTTGCAACCCGAACCAGTACCACCGCAGCCAATCTACGTGAATGCTGGTTCGAGTGCTACGACATTTTGGAACACCTTCGGAGACAATATGGCAACTCGACTCACCGTGGTGATGGTCCAATCACCGCCTCCAAGTAG